CCGTCCACTTTAATTCTTTCAACTCTCACCAGTCCTCTCGTCCATTATTATTCCTGTATTTCTCCTCTTCCGTCAATTCCCAGCACAGTGCAGCCACAAAAGCCTTTTCTTTCTCGCTTCCAGCGTCTCTGTCGGTGTCCGCGCATACAAGGCTCCCCTCCTTAAAATCTTACCTCAGGGGAAGgtctttggcacacacacacacacacacacacacacacacacacacgcgcgcgcgcgcgcgcgcccccccccccccccccttaagttTTATCCCAAGGGAAAGAAAGGTTGGGAATGTTTAGAAAACATCAGAACCGCGCGTATATTATTCAGACGAAGCACGACTTCTTTTGGAACTTGTTTTCTTTGCACTGAGGTacatcaaactaaaaaaaaaaaaaaaaaaaaaaaaaaaaaaaaaaaaaaaaaaaaaattgaaggtgAATGATCAATAAGTATTCGGCCTCAGTATCTGGATCACTTCGCCTGGTGTCTTCGAAATAATGTGCAAGACATATCCAAGTCACCTGTATTGTAATGATACtaagataattatgatgataatgataatggcaataatgataataatcacaaagaataagaatttcacacacagactctctctctctctctccctctctccctcacacacacacacacacacacacacacacacacacacacacacacacacacacacacacacacacacacacagactgagaaaggtagatatttaaatattccacaagaagacagattgtgcaacaagtgtaacatcctggaagacgaaatccatcttcttgatcattgtattaaatataaaaccttaaggcaacaatttttaaaggatattcaaaattcgaataacacagaacatattcccagtcaggtgatgctatcagatgatgaatatatacaaacaagattgggaaaatttgtttatgaatgctgctgcaatttactgcattaactgattgattaattgtgtgttttttcattcgttcattcatttaccattgcacttgtgtcttataaaccttacggtttcatgacaataaaatctattctattctattcacacacacgcacacacacaactcaatgcTACGCACAACTGCACAATTACTTTTTTCCCTTTAAAACCAACGTTGACACACAAAGTGTTCCCACCGTCacgctgtgctatgttgtgttgtttgttgtcaggGGTATTGTACTTCATCAGCTGCACCGTCAACCCCATCCTCTACAACGTCATCTCCCGCCGCTACCGCATGGCCTTCAAGCGGACCATCTTCGGCCGCTGCACCCAAAGCTCCCCCGCACACGGGAGCGGGTGCCCACAGAGCGGCCTTCTCCTCCGACCCCGCTCCCTCCAGCGAAGCGGGGTGGCGGCCTCCTTGCCTCCTCCACCTCGTAACGACGTCCTGGATCCAGACTCCTCCCCCACACGACCCCTTAGAGGCGACCCCCACTGCCCCCCGTGCCGCCGCCTTCTCGTCCTCCGGCCTGACGTCACCAGGGGAGTGACGTCACAGAAGAGTGACGTCACGAAGGAGAGCGTGGTGACCCGAGCCAAACGTCTGACCGAGTCGGTGTGTCCCAAGCTGCTTCTGAAGCTGAGGAAGGTGAGGTCCGATGAGAAACCCGCCGTGCagcacgaagaagaagcagaagcagaagcagaagaagaagatgcgccAGGGAAAGACTGCAAAGAGGAGCTGCTGCCCTGTGGAGAGCTTGAAGGGTCTCCCGGCTTGAGAAACGGCTACACCAAACTGCACGTCATCTACACGGAGCGGAAGGACACTGCTGGGCAGGGCGTGTTCCCACCTGAAGAAGTGCAAACGGGCAGCACGTGCTCTTCAAGGTGCGTCGACCCATCCACCACCacgtgccaccaccaccaccaccaccaccaccacctcgtcaAGGAAGCGGAcagcgaggagggggagggggaggagaagaaggatcaCAAGTGCTTTATCAGCGGGAACCTGGATTCCAACTACAATTCCAAGCGTGACCATTCACCAAACGCTGGGGAGGAGAAGAGACACGTCTACAACGCTGAGGACAAAAGGTTCTCCTCCCCATCCCGGCGGAGACTCGTGGTGGTGAAGCCTCTAGTGAAGTCCAAGTCACTGTGCAGACTCTGCCTCTCCGATTCCTTGGGCAACAACGGGCACCGTGCCGTGTTTCACAACCACAGTGACACGTATCCTGCCGCAGGCTGTGACACGGTTATGACGTCATGAGTCTGTGTGGTGGTCTACTATGACGTCATGGGCGCGACTAACCCCGGTAGAGTTGGGTTTAATGCACCTATTGGGCAAAACCTTTAAAAGGTCAAGTCGATCAGAGTTTGGGTCTTGATTCTTGAGGGGAAGGGAGTCCTGGGTATCTGTCCGGGTGGGGAGGTTCGTTTGGTGTTCTGAAGGGAGACCGATCATCGAGGTCTATGATGTTAACATGTGTATGTctcgtgttttcttttctttttttcttctacttgtGCTCATTTTCTTGCACAGCGCCTTtacgtctttttgtttgtttatttgtttgtcaaaGAAAAGGAGCACTGTCAATATAATTACCATTCACACATGTCTGAGTATTGActggaatggaaaaaaagagcAAGTTTATGAGTCACCAGTGTATACAGGTAATCTGTGAGCTCCAGTTCCACTTCTGTGCCAACAACAGCTGTTGCTTTAACTATCTACTTTCAACGCCGCCTCTTGACTggttcgtcatcattatcatggtcgTCTCTAGGGAATGAGGATGCGTTGTGCcgttttgtcatgtcttgtcttttcttgtcatgtcttgtcttttcttgtctatgATCCTGCGGTAATCCCCACAGGGCAACAATCcatgatggggaagggggtgcgcTCTAggagactgatgtctgtgtgcgacCGTTAAGCTCCGTAGTTCAGCCAGTGGACATCGGTGGACATCAATCATCAGTGGACACGAATGTGGCTCCGGAGTCCAAGGTCCGAACAACACATGCGGTTGCAGCTGGAGCATAGAACGCTGGCATGCAGGATAGGGGAAGACGCAGCTCTGTTACTTAGTTGCTTTGCAAAAAGACATATATTGCTGTGTTTCGCATCTGGCGTAATGTTCCTGTTTTGTACAGCATTTCCGAAACACCCCTCCTCCATGTAAGCCGCGTCACAGAATGGAAAGCATTCCGCACAGCGAATAGTGAGCACTATATCACTTGAAAATTGTTTGATACAAatctaggtcaggcatctgttttcttttgttttgagtaGATGTGGCGAACCGTATATGTATCAGtcagcacgctttgacacctccttggaatTGAAACTGCACAGCGAAGATGATATGTGTCATAAACTTACTGCATGAAGCAACAGGTGAActattcgttttttctttcttttctgaatgCCAGAGATTCTCGGGAATGAAGTTATTACACCATACGTGTGACCTGTATGCTTTAGCACGTGAACATTGGTTGtgcgaattttaaaaaaaagaaagtctagCAGAAGATAATCATTGAAATTCTGATAAACCGGGATATTTTCAAACGTGTAGGAAAATGCATTTCACCGCAAAATCGGAAACTCGCATAGGATgtaaaaggaaaacaagaaaaaggtcCCTCTGCCTCTTACTGCCATAGGAGCAGTGAATTAATATCCACCGGGTCtaaggctcggcacaggaaggcggggccgaaACATCCTCCAACCGAAGTCAAGTACCACCTATTCACGCCTGGGTGGGACGAGGAAAACTGGAgccaagtgcctttcccagggacacagcgCCATGCCAAAACAGGACCtcacaccctgatcactggtgaccactggtcCAGCTCCAAAGCCATTCTGCCACGTGGCCTCTTCTACACTGGATGTAGAGGAGCTGAATGACAAGGAAAGCTTCTTcgtctcgttcgtcagatggacaccccagtctccctGATGAAGGCAGTTGTATGCaacaggtcctccacacagccgtggATATTCCGGgtgaaaggaaaacacacaccgcactctTTTACGAATAACATGTACAAAACTGAATGTTTAAACACCTCTTTCAAAACTAAACAACTGATCGAGTGCCTTAGTAGAAAGGTAAAAAACGGAACTGTTCAGATAATGCAGCTCGACGTTAAACGTTGGACAACAGACTTCGCAAGAAAAAGGTTCAGGACCATTTGGAAACATGCAGTGTTCTTCACTGAGGCTTGTTAGAATGATGCTGAATTTATTTTGGCTAACAGCGGGTCATGCAGCCAATGTAATTAACGTCTGTCTAACTAAAGCTGCTTTCGTACGCGTACACTCCCATTCTTTCCAATAGAAAAAAGCTGTCAtctataaaccactgaataactgtaaACTTTTGGGCTAATAGATTGGGCTgtcaaacgcatttttcaagctgttagggggaaggttgcagaatggtttagacgcttgtctgccgatacagtgcacgtgtgagggtctgggttcgattcccgctctcaccctttttccacgtttgactggaaaatccaattAAGCATTTCGTGATTCGGGTGAGACTatatataaaccgaggtcccgtgtgcagcacgcacatggcgaactgaaaagaacccatggcaacaaaggtgtcctctggcaaaattctattgaaagaaaaatccactctgttaggtacacaaatatatcagcatgcactcaaggcctgggttatgctgctggtcaggcatcagcctagaAGAtttggtgtagcgaatatggattttactgaactcagtgacgcctccttgagaaactgaaactgaaactgaaactttacgcGGTTCATTGAGCTGGtatgcctgaaacagccgtttgtgtgttATTGGAAAACCAGTGGTTGACCATACGCTGCCTGCGTTATTAACATTGAATAAAAATGGATGTCAAGACACACCTTCGTGTGATTTTCGTGGAAgttccccggttatttttagcgagaaccgcgtgcgcatacgcgtctccatttcttttcttcaggTTACCAAAAGCTAGAATTTCGTCAtagaaatcgctgttctgacgaaaggattttgaacattttcggtgactattttcacAAGTTTACAAGATGTATTTGGTTTTATtcttacacccattatttgctttaatcttctatgtttactttgagcgtgtttcctGTCATATGTCTGCCATGACGTATTCAAACTGATCTATTTATAAACTCTGTCAAAAAGTTGTCCGagcaaaggcagtgcaaactcagagaagccagttaccgTGGTGGGGCTGCCCAttacgtcatatgacctacttctcgctctgcgagcgacgaaaagtccaccacgaaagcgggcCTGTACACCCTCCATAGATTTTCttttcggtaaaaaaaaaaaaaaaaaaaaaaaaaaaaaattagagactTGCCTGCAATTATGAAGTAGTCCTCCACCTTCTGATAAAGTCCGTAAGATGCAGGCTGAACGAAAACACGAGCTGCGGATAAAACGGAGCACCAGAATGAATCTGAACCAGACAAAGACCGACTCAGTTTTCAGTTCTGTTCGTTTGCTTATTTTTTGTGTGACGCTTGACGTATAATTATGTTGTAAATAATCGAGTCGGTCCAACTTTTTTGGGGGATTTGTTTcgtaaatgattgattgattgattgattgattgagtgagtgagtgagtgagtgtgtgtgtgtgtgtgtgtgtgtgtgtgtgtgtgtgtgtgtgtgtgtgtgtgtgtgtgtgtgtgtgtgtgtgtgtgtgtgtgtgtgtgtgtgtacattttttcgtgcgtatgtgtgtgcgtgcgtgcgtgcatcagtACATGCGTACGTTtactgttcgcgcgcgcgcgtgtgtgcgtgcgtgcgtgtgtgtgtgtgtgtgtgcgtgcgtgcgtgcgtgcgtgcgtgtgtgtgtgtgtgtgtgtgtgtgtgtgtgtgtgtgtgtgtgtgtgtgtgtgtgtgtgtgtgtgtgtgttgctaaaaCGTCATGTTGTATCGTCAACTCAAAAGTGAACTTGCCTTCAGGATAAAATCCTGccgtctgttgtttgttgttttttattttcttcagcaTTGTCATGAACATTGGATGTCATTATAAAGCTGTTTCATTGCTGGTCGTATCTGATGGTTCATTCTGAAAacacttttaaatttttttttttattattcagacttgagggagagagagagacgcttgacgcttttgacgctttgatgttttactgtcattgactgtacagtccttgtgacaggggggaacaatacattttcaggaaacataagatcaaacaaagaaacataatataaatcaacattctcatcacacacacaaataatgtatataccgaaaatgggacaaacagaaatcaactgatcacttcggtcagctcgaccatccaaaatgaataaatagttttgcatacacatgcacacaatcatgtgtatctatcaaattatcatcaaataatatgtcctataatagtttttttccccataaatgaatacatgaattttgctttactcatatttgtacatctaaacttctgtttatcattttctttcgaaaatcccatgcttctgaaatatatttagcaaatgattttatgatgtcttcatcattcgaccTGAGCAGCATtatcatatcttctctttttactacatcctttttcaaaaagaatacatattttacgaataaaatcataagatttgcactgaaacacaaaatggttttcatcatcagtagctgagttacatattggacagggagactgtgttactgtgccagtttcaaaccatcttttattggcattaaagccaagtgttcttAGTCTAAATCtggctaggtttgttctgtgccacctgtttgatattatcatgataattttttctgtttggaatatacttttaaatgaaaagaaccaagtatattttctttgcattccatttgtgcatgccagttttgtttgtatgatgcaatcagtctatctctaagttcagaaataaatccattttcataccctacgccctggcacaaccacacaattccaaatccattttcTATTAATGCCTTCTTAACAAAGTATACCCAGTTTTGCTTCCCTGCTTCCTCTTGTACCAACATCATTTCATAGGCTTGTCTACATAGCCTTGATACTGGTAAACGTGTTACCTTAATCCAGTATTTAATAcgttttacaaatgttcttaaatgaagtgggtatctgcctgtctccccgtATAGAATCTTATTTGATGAATGAAGTGGAACACCAAGGAAACgcttaatagcaaatgtgtgtactttttctctATCCTTATTGTTGTTAAGACCCCAAACTTCTGCCCCGTAAGTCAGCATAGGCTCAATCTGCGTATCAAATAAtttccaaaatatacaaagatcAATGCAATTTAACTTTCTAAGCGATCTGATTATTTCTATGAcacccttcttcccttttctatATTATTCCTCCCACGCGTGCTTCAAACTTAGTTTCGTTGTAAAATAAAGTCCTAAGTATTTGTAAGAGTTTGTTACCTTTACATCTACAtttccataaaaccatttttcatgagcAGAAAGATGCCCTCCCATTCGGAATACCATTACATttgttttatctagattaactgACAGGCACAATAGATCAGCTTCCTGTTTTAACACATTTAGTTGATTTTGTAATCTCGTGACTGTATCTGACagaagaataacatcatctgcaaataataatagaaaaatttCTATTGCTCCTGGGATCATTTGAATgccatgtttacctttctgtgacagttccactgctaattcgtttataaaaaaatgaaaacatcaggGGACTAAGCAGacaaccttgttttactccaTGTGGGCATTCAAAATAATCAGAATAAGTACCTTTATCACGTACACAAGCCAATACTGAATCATACACACTTCTAACAGTTTTATACAATTTCCCATTAATGCCATTTTTACGTAATACATCCCACAATACATTTCTATTTACCGAATCAAATGCCTTCCTGAAATCTACAAATGCTACATACAGTTTAGTGTTTTTCAGTAAGTATTTTGTACTAATGCATATAGAGTAAATATATGGTCTACAGTGCTATACCCCGCCCTAAAACCTGCTTGTTCCTCgattatcttttcttctctttctgcccatTTTGTTAATCTTCTGTTTAAAATATGAGTGTATGCCTTACCAATTATACTTGTGAGAGCTACTCCTCTATAATTATCAGGATTGTCAGTATCTTCCTTTTTATGTATCGGGACTATGACAGATTTTGCCCACTCTGCAGGAAAAGACTCCATTTTCGAATAACCTGTTGAATAAAACAACCAGAAAATCAATCACAACTGAGTTGGCATGCGTAAGCATTTCACTGATTATCCTATCTGGTCCGGCACTTTTACCTGCCTTTAGATGTTTTATACTGGCAATGACCTCTTCTCCAGATATTTGACTGTCAAAGAGAGGCTCTGACTCTGAATAATTATTTTCTTCAGCTACAGTTTCCTCCCGAGCCATATTTTCAAATgaattaaagacagaaaaaagtgatTGTACCATTGCTGCAAACAAATTTCTGTGTATACAAAAGCTTTTCTGTTTACTGATTTAACTGTCGACCAGAATGATTTTGGGTCTTTGATAGAATCTTTTAGctcttgtaacttttttttcttcatattcacGTTTCTTTGATCTTCTTAAAGTGATATAATCTGTCCTTGCCTTTACATAATTTTCTCTGtgttcattttgatttattttagttTTACATCTTTGAAATCTTTTAAGAAGTGTTTTGACAACCCCTTTCTTctgtttgcattcattatcaaaccAGTTGTTAAAATGCTTCTTTCCTTTCCCTACTACACGAACCATACATGCTGCAGCTCCATATAATGCACCAACAAAAATGTCTATACACTTATCTATATCAACATCTAACATCTGGTATGCTTTAGTCATACATTCATTAAATTCCTCAGAATCAAGCTCGTTtttatagggagagagagagggggagagagagagacaggcagacagaaagacagacatagaggcagagagaaaaaaagagacaga
The window above is part of the Babylonia areolata isolate BAREFJ2019XMU chromosome 23, ASM4173473v1, whole genome shotgun sequence genome. Proteins encoded here:
- the LOC143298016 gene encoding uncharacterized protein LOC143298016 gives rise to the protein MTELPSILTTALNNITTAAVTELNASSSPSSSSSSSSPWNVTSVDQLLLERMGPRGKDTASAVLLTVVYVLIFLSGSLGNLCTCVVIVRNSCMQTTTNYYLFSLAMSDLLLLFFGLPPELFSIWSAYPWRFGEAFCYLRPTILELTSYASVLTITAFTVERYIAICRPLLSHKIAVLSRAVKIIVCIWVVSVLVALPYAVHTRLFYAVTWPSTGQPVADSLVCSIPDKWLEGRMTYMFQVSTFLFFLAPVTLIICLYILIGIAVRRSPLVARGVSANGQGQHVKHAPLPQQPRRVVIRMLVAVTVAFIICWAPFHTQRLMVLYVRHWTPYLLAAQSHIFYISGVLYFISCTVNPILYNVISRRYRMAFKRTIFGRCTQSSPAHGSGCPQSGLLLRPRSLQRSGVAASLPPPPRNDVLDPDSSPTRPLRGDPHCPPCRRLLVLRPDVTRGVTSQKSDVTKESVVTRAKRLTESVCPKLLLKLRKVRSDEKPAVQHEEEAEAEAEEEDAPGKDCKEELLPCGELEGSPGLRNGYTKLHVIYTERKDTAGQGVFPPEEVQTGSTCSSRCVDPSTTTCHHHHHHHHHLVKEADSEEGEGEEKKDHKCFISGNLDSNYNSKRDHSPNAGEEKRHVYNAEDKRFSSPSRRRLVVVKPLVKSKSLCRLCLSDSLGNNGHRAVFHNHSDTYPAAGCDTVMTS